Proteins encoded by one window of Musa acuminata AAA Group cultivar baxijiao chromosome BXJ2-9, Cavendish_Baxijiao_AAA, whole genome shotgun sequence:
- the LOC103998111 gene encoding ATP synthase delta chain, chloroplastic-like: MATLRSSTAGVRASAASSPAASVPVYSSILRLPSAHRLRLPSLKLSRSRPHRGAAGAAMMDTAASSYANALAEVSKSNGTLEATVADMEKVDRLFADPAVQSFYANPTVASEKKREILAEISGSSELQPHTVNFLNILVDMSRIDIIAEIVKEFDACYNHITGTELAVVTSVVDMGEDDVAQIAQTVKRLTGAKKVRIKAVLDPSLIAGFTIRYGSSGSKFIDMSVEKQLDEIASQLDFSSITLA; encoded by the coding sequence ATGGCCACCCTCCGCTCGTCCACCGCCGGTGTCCGCGCATCCGCCGCGTCCTCCCCAGCCGCCTCGGTCCCCGTATACTCCTCCATCCTCCGCCTTCCCTCCGCCCACCGCCTCCGCCTCCCCTCCCTCAAGCTCTCCCGGAGCCGCCCCCACCGAGGGGCAGCCGGCGCCGCCATGATGGACACGGCCGCGTCGAGCTACGCAAACGCCCTCGCGGAAGTGTCGAAGTCTAACGGCACCCTGGAGGCGACGGTGGCCGACATGGAGAAGGTGGACCGCCTCTTCGCGGACCCGGCGGTGCAGTCCTTCTACGCCAACCCCACGGTGGCGTCGGAGAAGAAGCGGGAGATCTTGGCGGAGATCTCCGGGTCCTCCGAGCTGCAGCCGCACACCGTCAACTTCCTCAACATCCTCGTGGACATGAGCCGGATCGACATCATCGCCGAGATCGTGAAGGAATTCGACGCGTGCTACAACCACATCACGGGGACGGAGCTCGCGGTGGTGACGTCGGTGGTGGACATGGGGGAGGATGACGTCGCCCAGATCGCGCAGACGGTGAAGAGGCTCACCGGGGCGAAGAAGGTGAGGATCAAGGCGGTGCTCGACCCCTCGCTCATCGCCGGGTTCACCATCCGGTACGGATCGTCGGGGTCCAAGTTCATCGACATGAGCGTCGAGAAGCAGCTCGACGAGATCGCCTCGCAGCTCGACTTCTCCTCCATCACCCTCGCCTGA
- the LOC135622209 gene encoding uncharacterized protein LOC135622209: MLIKSYLYLFAVEWWLQFGGDAPHLRKVAVRILSQTTTSSGCERNWSTFALIHTKVRNRLSYRRLEKLVYVHYNMRLKLRCAELDKEPEEPDIDPIDLQFYNEDSEPMLDWVEAAENQEDPLLDEAGDPQRPSRFITEAIEEEEEAQPQQVENPPRLQHGMSQTARGTTDTQRSHSSAQRAKAKGKAVASVASLERIESGDETPSQSHSLSRSVQRHDSNTDSSASTDDGGDTGQSLVSSAQLEGGEWTEEQYFTHATQDSDHGTRQGTGQVYARKGKGKGKAVDEYKQMRQSIHDIDTERDSSYSQQSYYGESYGQQQYGDSWSSFSEQQHDTEQHQYMPQELPRTNIIHDDQSTISTTLMHQWHTVYQYTMSWDRFHDWVQQTYHIDMYRIEDPDPPPVEARRSFWW, encoded by the coding sequence atgctaataaaatcttatttatatctttttgcagtcgagtggtggctacaatttggaggcgatgcaccacatttaaggaaggttgccgttcgtatactttcacagacaacaacatctagtggttgcgaacgtaattggtcaacatttgcattgattcatacgaaggtccgcaacagactctcctacagacggttagagaaactagtatatgtccattataacatgcggctaaaattacgatgtgctgagttggataaggagccagaggaaccagatattgatcctattgacctccaattctacaacgaagattcagagccaatgttagattgggttgaagcagcagagaaccaagaggatcctctacttgatgaggcgggagatcctcagcgtccttcgcgttttatcaccgaggcaatagaagaagaagaagaagcacaaccccaacaagtggaaaatccccctcgattacaacatggtatgagtcaaacggctcgaggaactaccgatacccaacggtcacactcgtccgcccaacgtgcaaaggcaaaggggaaggcagtagcatcagttgcatcgttggaaagaatcgagtcgggcgacgagacaccttcacaatcacattctctttctcgttcggtccagagacatgacagcaacacggacagcagtgcctcaacagatgatggcggtgataccgggcagtcgttggtctcgtctgcacaacttgagggtggtgaatggactgaggagcaatattttacacatgccactcaagattcagatcatggaactcgacaaggtactggtcaagtttatgcgcggaaggggaaggggaaggggaaggcagtggatgaatataaacaaatgcgacagagcatacatgatatagacacagaaagagactcatcgtattcacaacaatcgtattatggagaatcatatgggcaacaacagtatggtgatagttggtcatccttctctgagcaacagcatgatacagaacaacatcaatatatgcctcaagagctgcctcgaacAAATATAattcatgacgatcaatctacgatcagcaccacattgatgcatcaatggcatacggtgtatcaatacactatgtcatgggatcgatttcatgattgggtccaacaaacgtatcatattgatatgtatcggatcgaggaccctgatccaccacccgtggaggcccgtcgttcgttttggtggtag
- the LOC103997828 gene encoding DNA polymerase I A, chloroplastic isoform X1, whose protein sequence is MSETPVGHGELICFSIYSGPLADFGNGKSCIWVDVLDGGRNVLDEFVPFFEDSSIKKVWHNYSFDSHVLGNYGIKLSGFHADTMHLARLFDSSRRANGGYSLEALTNDPKIMSFDDELKMGKITMKSIFGKRKLKKDGSEGKLITLAPVDVLQREERISWICYSALDSISTFKLFDNLKARLELEPWTLVDIVRGTMYDFYEEYWRPFGVLLVQMESEGMLVDRSHLLEIEKLAITEKQIASDKFRKWASKYCPDAMYMNVGSDAQIRQLFFGDTLRRNNTNKCENYQNKCLSKPKSFKVPNTENVIEDGRNSPSKYRTIVLNKICEELQTDMYTDSGLPSVSGDALKVFAGKVSNNQNFLIDDASYQSDSDEEVNDDHDSTEEMTEMSYVLTHDEDTSDYGTAYKAFGEGKEGRAACQAIAALCDVCSIDSLISNFILPLQGNDISCVNGRVHCSLNINTETGRLSARRPNLQNQPALEKDRYKIRQAFVAGPGKSLIVADYGQLELRILAHLANCKSMLEFFRGGGDFHSRTAMNMFAHVREAVEKKRVLLEWHPQPGEDKPPVPLLKDAFGSERRKAKMLNFSIAYGKTPVGLSRDWKVSVKEAKDTVSLWYKERKEVLHWQEERKKEAIESKCVRTLLGRSRHFPSVETARNAQRRHIERAAINTPGQGSAADVAMCAMLEIDRNIRLKELGWKLLLQVHDEVILEGPTESAELAKAIVVECMSKPFYGTNFLKVDLVVDAKCAQNWHAAKC, encoded by the exons ATGTCTGAGACGCCAGTTGGACATGGAGAGCTCATATGCTTTAGTATTTACTCCGGTCCACTAGCAGATTTTGGAAATGGAAAGTCTTGTATCTGGGTTGATGTTTTGGATGGTGGAAGGAATGTTTTGGATGAGTTTGTTCCATTCTTTGAAGATTCATCCATCAAGAAG GTTTGGCATAATTATAGCTTTGATAGTCATGTGCTAGGAAACTATGGGATCAAGCTTTCTGGTTTCCATGCAGATACCATGCATCTTGCACGTCTTTTTGATTCTTCTAGAAGAGCGAATGGAGGATATTCACTTGAAGCGCTTACAAATGATCCAAAGATCATGTCGTTCGATGATGAACTGAAAATGGGAAAGATAACAATGAAATCCATTTTTGGTAAAAGAAAGTTAAAGAAAGATGGATCTGAGGGAAAACTTATCACGCTTGCTCCTGTTGATGTGCTTCAAAGAGAAGAACGAATATCATGGATTTGCTACTCTGCTTTAGACTCGATAAGTACTTTTAAActttttgataacttgaaagctaGGCTTGAGCTTGAACCATGGACTCTTGTTGATATTGTAAGAGGTACAATGTATGATTTTTATGAAGAGTATTGGCGCCCATTTGGTGTTCTGTTAGTGCAAATGGAATCTGAGGGAATGCTTGTTGACCGAAGTCATCTATTGGAGATAGAAAAGCTTGCTATTACTGAAAAGCAAATAGCTTCAGATAAATTCAGGAAATGGGCGTCTAAGTACTGTCCTGATGCTATGTATATGAATGTGGGAAGTGATGCTCAAATACGTCAGCTCTTTTTTGGTGATACATTGAGGAG AAACAATACAAACAAATGTGAAAATTATCAAAACAAATGCTTGTCCAAGCCAAAGTCTTTTAAGGTGCCTAATACTGAGAATGTCATTGAGGATGGAAGGAACTCTCCTTCCAAATACCGCACTATTGTGCTAAATAAAATTTGTGAAGAATTGCAAACAGATATGTATACAGATAGTGGGTTGCCTTCTGTCAGTGGTGATGCTCTAAAAGTTTTTGCTGGGAAAGTCTCGAACAACCAAAACTTTCTGATTGATGATGCGTCATATCAGTCTGATAGTGATGAAGAGGTTAACGATGACCATGATTCCACAGAGGAGATGACAGAAATGTCTTATGTACTTACACATGATGAAGACACTTCTGATTATGGAACTGCATACAAGGCATTTggagaaggtaaggagggaagggCGGCTTGTCAAGCTATTGCAGCTCTTTGTGATGTCTGCTCAATTGATTCGTTGATATCAAACTTCATTCTTCCCTTGCAG GGGAATGATATTTCATGTGTTAATGGACGAGTTCATTGTTCTCTAAACATCAACACTGAAACTGGACGCTTATCAGCTAGGAGACCAAATTTGCAG AACCAACCTGCTCTCGAGAAAGACAGATACAAAATCCGGCAGGCTTTTGTTGCTGGACCTGGAAAATCTCTTATTGTTGCTGATTATGGACAG CTGGAGCTTAGGATTTTAGCACATCTTGCGAACTGTAAAAGCATGTTGGAATTCTTCAGAGGTGGTGGGGATTTCCATTCCAGAACAGCTATGAACATGTTTGCACATGTGCGTGAGGCTGTTGAAAAGAAGAGAGTGCTCCTGGAGTGGCATCCTCAACCAGGAGAAGACAAGCCTCCAGTTCCATTGTTGAAG GATGCTTTTGGTTCTGAAAGAAGGAAGGCTAAGATGCTTAATTTTTCTATTGCTTATGGCAAAACTCCTGTAGGTCTCTCTCGTGATTGGAAG GTTTCTGTTAAGGAAGCTAAAGATACAGTTTCTCTTTGgtacaaagaaagaaaagaagttcTACACTGGCAAGAAGAACGCAAAAAGGAAGCTATTGAAAGCAAATGCGTCAGGACGTTGCTTGGACGATCGCGGCATTTTCCTTCGGTGGAAACAGCAAGGAATGCTCAGAGGCGTCACATTGAACGAGCAGCTATTAATACTCCAGGACAG GGAAGTGCAGCTGATGTTGCCATGTGTGCAATGCTCGAGATAGATAGGAATATTCGTCTGAAGGAGCTTGGATGGAAATTGCTATTGCAG GTGCATGATGAAGTAATACTGGAAGGACCAACGGAGTCAGCAGAGCTCGCCAAGGCCATCGTCGTCGAGTGCATGTCCAAGCCCTTTTACGGCACGAACTTCCTCAAGGTTGACCTGGTGGTGGATGCCAAATGCGCACAGAACTGGCATGCAGCCAAGTGTTGA
- the LOC103997828 gene encoding DNA polymerase I A, chloroplastic isoform X2, with translation MEPDSQELPHPSRYVSPARQEGRTESHSTKHDKSLTHVQEPCDPVLAERNAVPGEAVGSNGMYINGQDTGTSSDTIPSVEDLHKVVDQKQLARVYNKVIVVDNVSTARLVSRLLTTKYKNFIHACDTGVAKIDVMSETPVGHGELICFSIYSGPLADFGNGKSCIWVDVLDGGRNVLDEFVPFFEDSSIKKVWHNYSFDSHVLGNYGIKLSGFHADTMHLARLFDSSRRANGGYSLEALTNDPKIMSFDDELKMGKITMKSIFGKRKLKKDGSEGKLITLAPVDVLQREERISWICYSALDSISTFKLFDNLKARLELEPWTLVDIVRGTMYDFYEEYWRPFGVLLVQMESEGMLVDRSHLLEIEKLAITEKQIASDKFRKWASKYCPDAMYMNVGSDAQIRQLFFGDTLRRNNTNKCENYQNKCLSKPKSFKVPNTENVIEDGRNSPSKYRTIVLNKICEELQTDMYTDSGLPSVSGDALKVFAGKVSNNQNFLIDDASYQSDSDEEVNDDHDSTEEMTEMSYVLTHDEDTSDYGTAYKAFGEGKEGRAACQAIAALCDVCSIDSLISNFILPLQGNDISCVNGRVHCSLNINTETGRLSARRPNLQNQPALEKDRYKIRQAFVAGPGKSLIVADYGQLELRILAHLANCKSMLEFFRGGGDFHSRTAMNMFAHVREAVEKKRVLLEWHPQPGEDKPPVPLLKDAFGSERRKAKMLNFSIAYGKTPVGLSRDWKVSVKEAKDTVSLWYKERKEVLHWQEERKKEAIESKCVRTLLGRSRHFPSVETARNAQRRHIERAAINTPGQGSAADVAMCAMLEIDRNIRLKELGWKLLLQVHDEVILEGPTESAELAKAIVVECMSKPFYGTNFLKVDLVVDAKCAQNWHAAKC, from the exons ATGGAGCCAGATTCTCAAGAGTTGCCCCATCCTTCAAGATACGTTTCACCCGCAAGACAAGAAGGCAGAACAGAATCCCACTCCACTAAACATGATAAATCTTTAACACATGTTCAAGAGCCTTGTGATCCTGTTTTAGCAGAACGAAATGCTGTACCTGGTGAGGCTGTAGGTTCCAATGGAATGTACATCAATGGGCAAGATACTGGGACATCTTCTGATACGATTCCGTCTGTTGAGGATTTGCATAAGGTGGTAGACCAGAAACAACTTGCTCGTGTATACAACAAAGTAATTGTGGTTGATAATGTATCAACAGCTAGACTAGTATCCCGATTACTTACGACTAAGTACAAGAATTTCATCCATGCATGTGATACAGGG GTTGCCAAAATCGATGTAATGTCTGAGACGCCAGTTGGACATGGAGAGCTCATATGCTTTAGTATTTACTCCGGTCCACTAGCAGATTTTGGAAATGGAAAGTCTTGTATCTGGGTTGATGTTTTGGATGGTGGAAGGAATGTTTTGGATGAGTTTGTTCCATTCTTTGAAGATTCATCCATCAAGAAG GTTTGGCATAATTATAGCTTTGATAGTCATGTGCTAGGAAACTATGGGATCAAGCTTTCTGGTTTCCATGCAGATACCATGCATCTTGCACGTCTTTTTGATTCTTCTAGAAGAGCGAATGGAGGATATTCACTTGAAGCGCTTACAAATGATCCAAAGATCATGTCGTTCGATGATGAACTGAAAATGGGAAAGATAACAATGAAATCCATTTTTGGTAAAAGAAAGTTAAAGAAAGATGGATCTGAGGGAAAACTTATCACGCTTGCTCCTGTTGATGTGCTTCAAAGAGAAGAACGAATATCATGGATTTGCTACTCTGCTTTAGACTCGATAAGTACTTTTAAActttttgataacttgaaagctaGGCTTGAGCTTGAACCATGGACTCTTGTTGATATTGTAAGAGGTACAATGTATGATTTTTATGAAGAGTATTGGCGCCCATTTGGTGTTCTGTTAGTGCAAATGGAATCTGAGGGAATGCTTGTTGACCGAAGTCATCTATTGGAGATAGAAAAGCTTGCTATTACTGAAAAGCAAATAGCTTCAGATAAATTCAGGAAATGGGCGTCTAAGTACTGTCCTGATGCTATGTATATGAATGTGGGAAGTGATGCTCAAATACGTCAGCTCTTTTTTGGTGATACATTGAGGAG AAACAATACAAACAAATGTGAAAATTATCAAAACAAATGCTTGTCCAAGCCAAAGTCTTTTAAGGTGCCTAATACTGAGAATGTCATTGAGGATGGAAGGAACTCTCCTTCCAAATACCGCACTATTGTGCTAAATAAAATTTGTGAAGAATTGCAAACAGATATGTATACAGATAGTGGGTTGCCTTCTGTCAGTGGTGATGCTCTAAAAGTTTTTGCTGGGAAAGTCTCGAACAACCAAAACTTTCTGATTGATGATGCGTCATATCAGTCTGATAGTGATGAAGAGGTTAACGATGACCATGATTCCACAGAGGAGATGACAGAAATGTCTTATGTACTTACACATGATGAAGACACTTCTGATTATGGAACTGCATACAAGGCATTTggagaaggtaaggagggaagggCGGCTTGTCAAGCTATTGCAGCTCTTTGTGATGTCTGCTCAATTGATTCGTTGATATCAAACTTCATTCTTCCCTTGCAG GGGAATGATATTTCATGTGTTAATGGACGAGTTCATTGTTCTCTAAACATCAACACTGAAACTGGACGCTTATCAGCTAGGAGACCAAATTTGCAG AACCAACCTGCTCTCGAGAAAGACAGATACAAAATCCGGCAGGCTTTTGTTGCTGGACCTGGAAAATCTCTTATTGTTGCTGATTATGGACAG CTGGAGCTTAGGATTTTAGCACATCTTGCGAACTGTAAAAGCATGTTGGAATTCTTCAGAGGTGGTGGGGATTTCCATTCCAGAACAGCTATGAACATGTTTGCACATGTGCGTGAGGCTGTTGAAAAGAAGAGAGTGCTCCTGGAGTGGCATCCTCAACCAGGAGAAGACAAGCCTCCAGTTCCATTGTTGAAG GATGCTTTTGGTTCTGAAAGAAGGAAGGCTAAGATGCTTAATTTTTCTATTGCTTATGGCAAAACTCCTGTAGGTCTCTCTCGTGATTGGAAG GTTTCTGTTAAGGAAGCTAAAGATACAGTTTCTCTTTGgtacaaagaaagaaaagaagttcTACACTGGCAAGAAGAACGCAAAAAGGAAGCTATTGAAAGCAAATGCGTCAGGACGTTGCTTGGACGATCGCGGCATTTTCCTTCGGTGGAAACAGCAAGGAATGCTCAGAGGCGTCACATTGAACGAGCAGCTATTAATACTCCAGGACAG GGAAGTGCAGCTGATGTTGCCATGTGTGCAATGCTCGAGATAGATAGGAATATTCGTCTGAAGGAGCTTGGATGGAAATTGCTATTGCAG GTGCATGATGAAGTAATACTGGAAGGACCAACGGAGTCAGCAGAGCTCGCCAAGGCCATCGTCGTCGAGTGCATGTCCAAGCCCTTTTACGGCACGAACTTCCTCAAGGTTGACCTGGTGGTGGATGCCAAATGCGCACAGAACTGGCATGCAGCCAAGTGTTGA